Proteins encoded together in one Bosea sp. (in: a-proteobacteria) window:
- a CDS encoding GntR family transcriptional regulator: MSSVTEPQGEKGIGQETPKPRHGPSSPDLIYNRIVQGLYQGRYVPGQRLSEPAIMSEYGTSRSSVREALRRLAGEGIVSLNLYRGAYIRALSREEAIDTLLLLEMLVGLSARLAAERIGIGDNRERFNATVQQLVGFEKGGEFLQFVRARNRFYKTLTDIANNREIDRVLPSMQVHLVRIQFRDSDDNLEKVRFDDYRDIAEAVLAGEPNWAEKMARQHVAHVRRSIEHLPDSAFIASEPK; the protein is encoded by the coding sequence TTGTCTTCAGTCACGGAACCACAAGGCGAGAAGGGCATCGGGCAAGAGACCCCCAAGCCCAGGCATGGCCCCAGCTCACCCGATCTGATCTACAACAGGATCGTGCAGGGCCTCTATCAGGGTCGCTATGTTCCCGGCCAGCGGCTGAGCGAACCTGCCATCATGAGTGAGTATGGCACGAGCCGGAGCTCGGTCCGAGAAGCGCTACGCCGGCTGGCGGGCGAAGGCATCGTATCGTTAAATCTCTATCGGGGGGCCTACATCAGGGCTCTCAGCCGCGAAGAAGCCATCGATACCCTTCTTCTGCTCGAAATGCTGGTCGGGCTTTCCGCGCGGCTGGCCGCCGAGCGGATTGGCATCGGCGATAATCGCGAGCGCTTCAACGCCACGGTTCAACAGCTCGTAGGCTTCGAAAAGGGGGGCGAGTTCCTGCAATTCGTCAGAGCACGCAATCGATTTTACAAGACACTTACTGACATTGCCAACAATAGAGAAATAGACAGAGTTCTGCCGAGCATGCAGGTCCACCTCGTTCGAATACAATTTCGCGACAGCGACGACAACCTTGAGAAAGTCCGATTCGACGACTATCGCGATATTGCCGAAGCCGTGCTGGCTGGTGAACCGAACTGGGCTGAAAAAATGGCCCGCCAGCATGTCGCGCATGTCAGGCGCAGCATCGAGCATCTGCCCGACAGCGCGTTCATTGCAAGCGAGCCGAAATAA
- a CDS encoding SDR family NAD(P)-dependent oxidoreductase, protein MTMFDLTGKVAIVTGSSRGIGRAIAERMAEAGAKVVISSRRADACETVAAGINARHGAGRALAVAASISSKSELGALVRKSVDDFGRIDVVVCNAASNPYFGPMSAIADEQFRKVLDNNIISNNWLISMAAPEMQRQGEGAIVIISSIGGLRGVRSIGAYNISKAADMQLARNLAVELGDQNIRVNCIAPGLIRTDFARALWENPDTLAQHNRLTPLGRIGEPDDIAGCAVFLASKAGSFITGQTIVVDGGSTITSF, encoded by the coding sequence ATGACCATGTTCGACCTTACGGGAAAGGTTGCGATCGTCACCGGCTCGTCCCGCGGCATCGGCCGCGCCATCGCGGAGCGCATGGCTGAGGCGGGGGCAAAGGTGGTGATCTCCTCGCGGCGTGCCGACGCGTGTGAAACGGTCGCGGCCGGGATCAACGCCCGACATGGCGCGGGGCGGGCGCTTGCCGTCGCAGCCAGCATTTCGTCCAAAAGCGAGCTCGGCGCCCTGGTGCGCAAGAGCGTCGATGATTTCGGCCGAATCGATGTCGTCGTCTGCAACGCCGCCTCAAATCCGTACTTTGGCCCGATGAGCGCGATTGCTGACGAGCAGTTCCGCAAGGTCCTCGACAACAACATCATATCGAACAACTGGCTGATCAGCATGGCTGCGCCCGAGATGCAGCGGCAGGGGGAAGGCGCGATCGTCATTATTTCTTCGATCGGCGGACTGCGGGGCGTGCGATCGATCGGCGCGTACAACATATCAAAGGCCGCCGATATGCAGCTCGCGCGCAATTTGGCCGTTGAGCTGGGAGACCAGAACATTCGGGTCAATTGCATCGCGCCAGGCCTGATCCGGACCGATTTTGCGCGTGCGCTTTGGGAGAACCCCGACACGCTCGCGCAGCACAACCGCCTGACGCCGTTGGGCCGCATCGGCGAACCGGACGACATCGCCGGCTGTGCGGTCTTTCTGGCGAGCAAGGCCGGCTCCTTCATCACGGGCCAGACGATCGTCGTCGACGGCGGTTCCACGATCACGAGCTTCTGA
- a CDS encoding acyl-CoA dehydrogenase family protein yields MNWDTGVSPRTKELAESLQAFMHRKIYPNEGRFFREVEKEGPWSVYPVVEELKKEARAAGLWNLFLPDSEYGAGLGNLEYAPLCEIMGRSYLAPEVFNCSAPDTGNMEVLVRYGTPEQKERWLKPLLAGEIRSCFAMTEPAVASSDATNIESLIRREADEYVINGHKWYTTNATDPRCKIAIFMGKTDPDHPSIHQRQSMILVPMDTPGVEVVRPLPVFGYYGVPDRASEVVFKDVRVPASNILLGEGRGFEIAQGRLGPGRIHHCMRLIGLAERSLERMCERTLGRVAFGKPIADQSVTRERIAEARILIEQARLLTLKTAHLMDTVGNKVARKEIAMIKVAVPNMACRVVDWAIQAHGGGGTSNDFGLAMAYATARLLRLADGPDEVHRDQIARMELKGFQKSNA; encoded by the coding sequence ATGAACTGGGACACCGGTGTGAGCCCCCGCACGAAGGAACTGGCCGAGAGCCTTCAGGCGTTCATGCATCGCAAGATCTACCCCAATGAAGGGCGCTTTTTCCGCGAGGTCGAAAAGGAAGGCCCCTGGTCGGTATATCCAGTCGTCGAAGAGCTGAAGAAGGAAGCCAGGGCTGCCGGGCTCTGGAATCTTTTCCTGCCTGACAGCGAATATGGCGCCGGTCTCGGCAATCTCGAATACGCCCCGCTCTGTGAGATCATGGGGCGCTCATATCTGGCGCCGGAGGTCTTCAATTGCTCGGCCCCCGATACCGGGAACATGGAGGTTCTGGTTCGCTACGGCACGCCTGAGCAAAAGGAACGCTGGCTGAAGCCCCTTCTGGCCGGCGAGATCCGGTCGTGTTTCGCGATGACCGAGCCCGCGGTGGCCTCCAGCGATGCCACGAATATCGAAAGCCTCATTCGCAGGGAGGCGGACGAATACGTCATCAACGGACACAAATGGTACACGACGAATGCCACCGACCCCCGGTGCAAGATCGCGATCTTCATGGGCAAGACGGACCCGGATCATCCAAGCATCCATCAGCGTCAGTCGATGATCCTCGTTCCGATGGATACGCCCGGTGTCGAGGTCGTGAGGCCGCTTCCCGTGTTCGGATATTACGGCGTCCCCGATCGGGCATCCGAAGTCGTCTTCAAGGATGTGAGGGTCCCTGCTTCCAACATCCTCCTGGGCGAAGGCAGGGGTTTCGAAATTGCGCAGGGCCGGCTTGGACCGGGTCGGATCCACCACTGCATGCGGCTTATCGGTCTCGCGGAACGTTCGCTGGAACGCATGTGCGAACGAACGCTTGGCCGTGTCGCATTCGGAAAGCCGATTGCTGATCAGTCAGTGACGCGGGAGCGGATCGCGGAGGCGAGGATCCTGATCGAGCAGGCGCGCCTCCTCACGCTCAAGACGGCGCATCTCATGGATACCGTCGGCAACAAGGTGGCGCGAAAGGAGATTGCCATGATCAAGGTCGCCGTGCCCAATATGGCGTGCCGCGTCGTCGATTGGGCCATCCAGGCCCACGGAGGAGGCGGCACGTCCAATGATTTTGGTCTGGCGATGGCTTATGCAACTGCGAGGCTGTTGCGATTGGCGGATGGCCCGGATGAGGTCCACCGGGATCAGATCGCGCGTATGGAGTTGAAGGGCTTCCAGAAATCCAACGCTTAG
- a CDS encoding 3-hydroxyacyl-CoA dehydrogenase family protein codes for MGRAERIGVVGAGLMGREIALVFALAGYDVLLADQSMDLLDGARARLAEIIQKAVARGLYQESDAAALDRIATTTDLEQFFDRDFVTEAVFEQESTKAKVFERLDAACKQSCVIATNTSTIPISVLASHVGAERRSRFVGTHYFSPVSRMKLVEVMPGIETSPETVETAMRLCREVGKTPIAIKDVPGFAVNRLLHVLMIEAVRLVEEGVATPEDIDTACRLGLGHPLGPFELMDATTSSLCLQAQQIMFEAYGERFRPRPLLKQRVQAGYGGGRGKPGWRNEVRR; via the coding sequence ATGGGGCGTGCTGAGCGGATCGGTGTCGTCGGAGCCGGCCTTATGGGGCGCGAGATCGCGTTGGTCTTCGCGCTGGCGGGCTATGACGTGCTGTTGGCCGATCAATCCATGGATCTCCTCGACGGCGCGCGCGCCCGCTTGGCGGAGATCATCCAGAAGGCTGTGGCGAGGGGGCTCTATCAGGAAAGCGACGCCGCGGCGCTCGATCGCATTGCGACGACGACCGACCTCGAACAGTTCTTCGATCGGGATTTCGTGACCGAGGCGGTTTTCGAACAGGAAAGTACCAAGGCGAAAGTCTTCGAAAGGCTTGACGCAGCATGCAAGCAATCCTGCGTCATCGCGACGAACACCTCGACGATACCAATTTCCGTTCTGGCCTCCCATGTGGGAGCGGAACGTCGAAGCCGCTTCGTTGGGACGCATTATTTTTCACCCGTTTCGCGTATGAAACTCGTGGAGGTCATGCCCGGCATCGAGACAAGTCCCGAAACCGTCGAGACGGCGATGCGGCTCTGCCGTGAGGTGGGTAAAACCCCTATCGCCATCAAGGACGTGCCTGGCTTCGCCGTGAACCGGCTCTTGCATGTCCTCATGATCGAGGCCGTCCGTCTGGTCGAGGAAGGGGTCGCTACACCCGAAGATATCGACACTGCCTGCCGGCTGGGGCTCGGCCACCCGCTTGGCCCCTTCGAGCTGATGGATGCGACGACATCGAGCCTGTGCCTGCAGGCCCAGCAGATCATGTTTGAAGCCTATGGCGAGCGCTTTCGTCCTCGCCCCTTGCTCAAGCAACGGGTTCAGGCGGGATATGGTGGCGGCCGCGGCAAGCCGGGCTGGCGAAACGAGGTCAGGCGATGA
- a CDS encoding acyl-CoA dehydrogenase — MITIDRRDLEFQLFDLLALDDLQSTPRYVDYDRAAIEAALDTAERLGLEYFEPLAAQLDEREPRFIDGKVDMLAGAAEALGAYRDAGFFGAGFEQRWGGSQMPETLGCACGYIFSSANIGLAAYPLLTKGAANLIASFGTDAQRERFLRPMVEGRYFGTMCLSEPQAGSSLSDIATVAERQPDGSFRIRGRKMWISGGDQEISENIVHMVLAKVPGAPAGAKGISLFIVPKYLVSEDGRLEGRNGVALAGLNHKMGYRGTTNTLLNFGEDAPCTAYLLGEENKGLAYMFQMMNEARIAVGLGATALAAAGYSVSKNYARERTQGRHPDKKRPDLPQVPIIEHADIKRLLLAQKVAVEGALALLLYTAMLVDRIRTRPEDAGRNDDELVLDLLTPIAKSWPSEFCLEANKHAIQILGGYGYARDYPVERLYRDNRLNAIHEGTHGIQAIDLLGRKIPYENRAGFSILISRMQEEIRQAQAFDSLREEAEALDRHLLRVTETTGILLAALAERPRLALANATIYLDMMGHSVIAWMWLRQAVCAARQLRSGDGDGPFLQGKLAAFRYFMNYELPKARTQCDILNRIDDMTVSVDPDWL, encoded by the coding sequence TTGATCACGATTGACCGCCGCGATCTTGAATTCCAGCTCTTTGATCTTCTCGCACTCGACGACTTGCAGAGCACGCCGCGGTATGTGGATTATGACCGCGCTGCGATCGAAGCGGCGCTCGACACCGCAGAACGCCTGGGGTTGGAGTATTTCGAGCCCTTGGCCGCTCAGCTCGACGAGCGGGAGCCGCGTTTCATCGACGGGAAGGTCGACATGCTCGCCGGCGCCGCCGAGGCGCTCGGAGCCTACCGCGATGCCGGCTTCTTCGGCGCAGGCTTCGAGCAGCGCTGGGGGGGAAGCCAAATGCCCGAGACCCTCGGCTGCGCGTGTGGATATATCTTTTCGTCGGCTAATATCGGTCTTGCGGCCTATCCGCTTCTGACGAAGGGAGCCGCCAATCTGATCGCGAGCTTCGGCACGGACGCGCAGCGGGAACGCTTCCTCAGGCCCATGGTCGAGGGCCGCTATTTCGGGACGATGTGCCTCTCCGAACCGCAGGCGGGCTCTTCGCTATCGGATATCGCGACCGTTGCCGAGCGCCAGCCGGACGGCAGTTTCCGTATTCGCGGGCGCAAGATGTGGATTTCCGGCGGTGATCAGGAGATTTCGGAGAACATCGTCCACATGGTTCTCGCCAAGGTTCCCGGCGCGCCGGCAGGGGCAAAGGGCATCTCGCTTTTCATCGTGCCGAAATACCTCGTTTCCGAGGATGGCCGGTTGGAGGGGCGCAACGGCGTCGCGCTTGCGGGGCTCAACCACAAGATGGGCTATCGCGGCACGACCAACACGCTGCTCAATTTTGGCGAGGACGCGCCTTGTACGGCCTATCTGTTGGGAGAGGAGAACAAGGGCCTGGCTTATATGTTTCAGATGATGAACGAGGCGCGGATCGCTGTCGGCCTCGGAGCAACGGCGCTCGCCGCGGCGGGCTATTCCGTGTCGAAAAACTACGCTCGCGAGAGGACTCAAGGCCGGCATCCCGACAAGAAGCGACCGGACCTGCCACAGGTCCCCATCATTGAGCATGCGGATATCAAGCGATTGCTGCTTGCTCAAAAGGTTGCTGTCGAAGGAGCTTTAGCGCTTCTGCTCTATACGGCGATGCTCGTCGATCGAATCCGCACGCGCCCGGAAGACGCCGGCCGCAACGACGACGAACTCGTCCTTGACCTGCTGACCCCCATTGCCAAGTCCTGGCCTTCCGAGTTCTGCCTGGAGGCCAATAAGCATGCGATACAGATCCTCGGCGGCTATGGATATGCCCGCGACTATCCCGTTGAGCGCCTGTATCGCGATAATCGCCTGAACGCCATTCATGAAGGAACGCATGGTATTCAAGCGATCGATCTGCTCGGGCGAAAAATTCCTTACGAAAACAGGGCCGGGTTCAGTATTCTCATCTCCCGGATGCAGGAGGAGATACGCCAGGCGCAAGCTTTCGATTCCCTCCGCGAAGAGGCCGAAGCTCTCGATCGGCACCTGTTGCGTGTAACCGAAACGACCGGAATTCTTCTCGCCGCGCTTGCCGAAAGGCCGCGTCTGGCGCTCGCCAATGCGACCATCTATCTCGATATGATGGGGCATAGCGTGATTGCTTGGATGTGGCTGAGGCAGGCCGTGTGCGCCGCTCGGCAGCTAAGGTCGGGCGATGGCGACGGGCCGTTCTTGCAGGGAAAACTGGCCGCGTTTCGATATTTTATGAATTACGAGCTGCCGAAAGCGCGCACTCAATGCGATATCTTGAACAGAATCGATGACATGACCGTATCAGTCGACCCGGACTGGCTTTGA
- a CDS encoding thiolase family protein has product MTEIVLAGGMRTPFGDFGKSLREVPLVELGAHAARASLAQAGLAAEAVDHLVWGNVLPVDQEGYLAARAVALKAGLSESSTAMNVNRACGSGLQAVFTAAEHIASGHSSIALAGGGENFSRAPHIVTGARWGVKRGPQTMVDALDWTYRDPLSLELMGETAENLAEDYKYTREAMDAYALTSQRRAGAAVESGFLARQIAPIEVPDGKASRVFERDEFPRPSITADKIASMKPVFRSGGKVTPANSSGVTDGAAFIVVAERRAAEAAGVRPRARIVDYAIAGVPPRIMGCGPVPATRKLLERQGLRISDVDYFEVNEAFAAVNLHAEAQLGTPRDLTNLYGGGISIGHPPGATGVRMAITALQHLEDAGGRRAILTLCMGGGQGLSVLIERIA; this is encoded by the coding sequence ATGACCGAGATCGTTCTGGCCGGTGGCATGCGAACGCCGTTCGGCGACTTTGGAAAGTCGCTCCGTGAGGTGCCGCTGGTCGAGCTGGGGGCCCACGCGGCGCGGGCTTCGCTGGCTCAAGCCGGGCTGGCTGCCGAGGCCGTCGATCATCTGGTCTGGGGCAATGTGCTGCCCGTCGATCAGGAGGGCTACCTCGCGGCCCGCGCGGTCGCGCTCAAGGCCGGCCTGTCCGAGTCCTCGACGGCAATGAATGTCAACCGTGCCTGTGGCTCCGGCCTTCAGGCCGTCTTCACGGCGGCCGAGCACATCGCCAGCGGTCATTCCTCGATAGCGCTCGCTGGTGGCGGCGAGAATTTTTCACGGGCCCCCCATATCGTCACCGGGGCTCGGTGGGGGGTCAAGCGCGGTCCGCAGACGATGGTGGACGCACTGGATTGGACTTATCGCGATCCGTTGAGCCTAGAGCTCATGGGCGAAACCGCGGAAAACCTCGCGGAGGATTACAAGTACACGCGCGAAGCCATGGACGCGTATGCGCTGACAAGTCAGAGGCGCGCCGGCGCCGCGGTTGAAAGTGGCTTCCTGGCAAGGCAGATCGCCCCGATTGAGGTGCCTGATGGCAAGGCCAGCCGGGTATTCGAGCGCGACGAGTTCCCTCGGCCGTCGATCACCGCGGACAAGATCGCCTCGATGAAGCCGGTCTTCCGCTCCGGAGGCAAGGTCACGCCGGCAAATTCGAGTGGCGTCACGGACGGCGCGGCATTCATCGTTGTCGCCGAGCGGCGGGCCGCGGAGGCCGCGGGCGTGAGGCCGCGCGCGAGGATCGTCGACTATGCGATCGCGGGCGTGCCGCCTCGCATCATGGGGTGTGGTCCAGTGCCGGCGACCCGCAAGCTGCTCGAGCGTCAGGGGCTCAGGATTTCCGACGTCGACTATTTCGAAGTCAACGAGGCGTTCGCCGCCGTCAATCTCCATGCCGAGGCACAGTTGGGAACCCCGCGTGATCTCACCAACCTGTACGGTGGCGGGATTTCGATCGGGCATCCGCCCGGAGCGACGGGTGTCCGTATGGCGATCACGGCGCTTCAGCACCTGGAAGACGCCGGCGGCCGCCGCGCGATCCTGACGCTTTGCATGGGCGGCGGGCAGGGCCTGTCGGTTCTGATCGAGCGCATCGCCTAG
- a CDS encoding phosphotransferase family protein — MSGSPDGSGADVATTAGWGTLDHWLASNVKGYGGPATISRFEGGQSNPTYRLDARSGAYVLRRKPSGVLLPSAHAIDREARVLLALADSGVPVAHVHGYCADPAVIGTPFYVMDLVEGRVFWDQGLPELSREERAAIYDSMNETIAKLHTLDPAAVGLEDYGRPGNFMARQISRWTTQYRASETEAIEPMDRLIEWLPAHLPGQESSSIVHGDYRLDNLIIHPSEPRVAAVLDWELSTLGDPLADFTYHVMAWRIPPDVFRGLKGVDLASLGIPDEDTYRASYCARTGRDEIRDWDFYMVYGMFRIAAILQGIAKRARDGNASSIAAAEIGKATRPIAGYAWELARSVGG; from the coding sequence ATGAGCGGTTCGCCCGATGGATCGGGAGCTGACGTTGCAACCACTGCCGGCTGGGGCACGCTCGACCATTGGCTCGCTTCGAACGTGAAAGGTTATGGCGGCCCGGCGACGATCTCTCGTTTCGAGGGCGGTCAGTCCAATCCAACCTATCGGCTCGACGCGCGATCCGGGGCTTATGTGCTGCGGCGCAAGCCGTCTGGCGTGCTCCTGCCGAGCGCTCACGCGATTGATCGAGAGGCTCGGGTGTTGTTGGCCTTGGCGGATAGCGGTGTCCCGGTAGCCCATGTTCACGGTTACTGCGCGGACCCGGCGGTCATCGGCACGCCCTTCTATGTCATGGACCTTGTCGAAGGCAGGGTCTTCTGGGATCAAGGATTGCCCGAGCTTTCTCGCGAAGAGCGGGCCGCGATCTACGATTCCATGAACGAGACCATCGCGAAGCTTCACACGCTCGATCCAGCGGCTGTCGGCCTCGAAGATTACGGCCGTCCCGGCAATTTCATGGCTCGCCAGATCTCGCGTTGGACGACCCAATATCGCGCCTCCGAAACCGAGGCGATCGAGCCGATGGATCGCCTGATCGAATGGCTGCCGGCTCATCTGCCCGGGCAGGAAAGCTCTTCCATCGTTCACGGCGACTATCGGCTGGACAACCTTATCATTCACCCGAGCGAACCGCGCGTGGCCGCCGTTCTTGATTGGGAGTTATCGACGCTTGGGGATCCGCTCGCCGATTTTACCTATCACGTCATGGCATGGCGCATCCCGCCGGACGTGTTTCGGGGGTTGAAGGGCGTCGATCTCGCGTCGCTCGGCATTCCCGATGAGGACACGTATCGGGCAAGCTATTGTGCGCGAACGGGCCGGGACGAGATCCGCGATTGGGATTTCTACATGGTCTACGGCATGTTTCGCATCGCTGCGATCCTTCAGGGGATTGCGAAGCGGGCACGCGATGGCAACGCGTCAAGTATCGCCGCGGCAGAGATCGGCAAAGCGACTCGGCCAATCGCCGGGTACGCCTGGGAGCTTGCCCGCAGCGTCGGCGGCTGA
- a CDS encoding enoyl-CoA hydratase-related protein gives MAIEVDGALGRLTVRRPNALNALNAAVLEQLLDGVERLVTNPDVRVLQVSGEGERAFIAGADISEFVGARPADALVIAARIKRVLDALARCPKPVVAVINGFCLGGGFELALACDIRIASTKAQFGLPEIKLGILPGGGGTVRLTKMAGSSVARMLTMTGDPISAARAFELGLVASVHEPEQLPGAARALAEKLAALPPFALGQLKSSLNIAVDADTESACHAEVKAFALCYATQDKEEGARAFLEKRKPVFTGR, from the coding sequence GTGGCGATCGAGGTCGACGGCGCGCTCGGCAGGTTGACCGTGCGCAGGCCGAACGCGCTGAATGCGCTGAATGCGGCCGTTCTCGAGCAACTGCTTGACGGTGTTGAGAGGCTTGTCACCAATCCGGATGTTCGCGTGTTGCAGGTCAGCGGGGAAGGCGAACGGGCCTTTATCGCGGGCGCGGACATTTCCGAGTTCGTCGGAGCCAGGCCGGCTGACGCGCTGGTCATCGCCGCGCGGATCAAACGGGTTCTCGATGCTCTTGCCCGCTGCCCGAAGCCCGTGGTCGCCGTCATCAACGGCTTTTGCCTTGGAGGCGGTTTTGAGCTCGCTTTGGCTTGCGACATTCGCATCGCTTCGACCAAGGCCCAGTTCGGGCTGCCGGAAATAAAGCTCGGCATCCTTCCAGGTGGCGGTGGCACCGTGCGCCTGACGAAAATGGCCGGATCTTCAGTGGCGCGAATGCTGACGATGACGGGAGATCCCATATCGGCCGCTCGCGCTTTTGAGCTCGGTCTGGTCGCGTCGGTCCATGAACCGGAGCAATTGCCGGGCGCGGCTCGGGCGCTTGCGGAGAAGCTGGCCGCATTGCCGCCTTTCGCGCTGGGGCAACTGAAATCGTCACTGAACATCGCGGTCGATGCCGATACCGAATCCGCCTGCCACGCCGAGGTGAAGGCGTTCGCCCTCTGTTATGCGACGCAAGACAAGGAGGAGGGCGCCAGAGCCTTCCTCGAAAAGAGGAAGCCCGTGTTCACCGGCCGATGA
- a CDS encoding SDR family oxidoreductase, whose translation MDIRGRIVVVTGGASGIGRALCERFHADGAAKVIVADRDGGQADAVAGSVEGASFPCDVSDEAQVRALVDTVESRHGPIALFCSNAGIASFDALPRNAASAPNEAWAKSWAVNVMAHVYAVRALAPVMERRAEGYFLLTVSAAGLLSQIGGAPYATTKHAAIGFAEAVAIAHADAGIRVSVLCPQGVDTPMLRSLPEGPQARDGVMTAEDVAACAAAGIAMERFLILPHPQVADYMRRKTADYDRWLAGMVKLRRSLEANAS comes from the coding sequence ATGGATATCCGGGGAAGGATCGTCGTCGTGACGGGCGGTGCGAGCGGCATTGGCCGGGCGCTTTGCGAACGCTTCCACGCCGACGGTGCAGCCAAGGTGATCGTGGCTGATCGTGACGGCGGCCAGGCCGATGCCGTCGCGGGCAGCGTGGAAGGCGCGTCCTTTCCATGCGACGTCTCGGACGAGGCGCAGGTACGGGCCCTGGTGGACACAGTCGAAAGCCGACACGGGCCGATCGCGCTGTTTTGTTCAAATGCCGGTATCGCGTCGTTCGATGCGCTTCCGCGCAATGCTGCCAGTGCCCCGAACGAAGCCTGGGCGAAGAGCTGGGCGGTGAACGTCATGGCTCATGTTTATGCGGTGCGGGCACTCGCGCCTGTGATGGAGCGACGGGCCGAAGGCTACTTTCTTCTGACCGTTTCCGCAGCCGGATTGCTTTCGCAGATCGGTGGGGCGCCTTACGCGACGACAAAGCATGCGGCGATCGGCTTCGCCGAAGCGGTCGCCATCGCTCACGCCGACGCTGGAATCCGGGTTTCGGTCCTTTGCCCGCAGGGGGTGGACACGCCGATGCTGCGCTCGCTCCCCGAGGGACCCCAGGCGCGCGATGGCGTCATGACGGCAGAGGATGTTGCCGCATGCGCCGCGGCGGGAATCGCCATGGAGCGTTTCCTGATCCTGCCGCACCCCCAGGTCGCGGACTACATGCGCCGCAAGACAGCCGACTACGACCGCTGGCTTGCCGGCATGGTCAAACTCCGCCGGTCCCTCGAGGCCAACGCCTCGTGA